TTGTGGCAACTGAGTTAAATAAAATACTAAAGCAGCGCCGTATTGAAGCACAGTTAAGACAGGCAAAGGAGCAATATCAGGCTCTTTTTCAAAACATGAACGAAGGCGTTGCATTCTGCAAGCTTTTATATGATGAAAATGGTGTTCCTGATGATTTTTTGTATCTTGAAACCAACAAAGCATTCGAACACATAACCAAACTAACCTCAGTAATGGGTAAAAAAGCGTCTGAGACGGAACGCAGAATGAAAGATGACCCCGAACTTTTTTGCATATACAGCAGGGTTGCACAGAGCGGTAAAGTGGAAAAGCATGAGGTGTATTCCAAACCGCTTGACCTGTGGTTGTCAATATCTGTTTATAGTCCATTGAAGGGGTACTTCGCCGCAGTTTTGGAAGATATAACTTCACGCAAGGGTGCAGAGCAGAAATTGGAAGAGCACAATAAGCAGTTGGAAAAACTTGTTGAGGCACGGACTAAGCAGTTGCATGAAAAGGAGTAGTTGGCGGCTATTGGCACAACAGCGGGCATGGTTGGGCATGACATCCGCAACCCACTGCAAGCCATGATTGGTGATGTTTATTTGCTAAAAGAGGCTCTGGGTGCGATGCCTGAATGTGAGGTTAAAAAGCAGGTGAAGGAGAGTTTAGATGGCCTTGAGGAGAATATTTTGTATGTTAACAAGATTGTTTCTGACTTGCAGGATTTTGCGCGTCCCATCCAGCCTCAATTCTCCAGAGTTAACTTGTGTCAGTTAGTGGCAGATACTGTGGAACCCTTTAGTTTCCCAAAGAACATTCAACACGCGGTTTTTGTGGATAGCCCATTAGAGATGGTGACAGACCAATCTTTGCTTAGGCGTGTTTTTGAAAATTTGATTATCAATGCAGTTCAAGCTATGCCTAACGGTGGAAAATTACAGGTAACTGGTGGGTTGAGGCAACAGAAAGTGTGCATAATAGTGCAAGACACAGGAGTGGGCATCCCAAGAGAAATTAAACCCAAACTTTTCATTCCCATGTTTACAACTAAATCTAAAGGTCAAGGGTTTGGGTTAACGGTTGTTAAACGAATAGTAGAAGCACTAAACGGGACGGTGGATTGCGAGAGCCAAGAAGGTAAAGGAACCAGATTCATTATAGAATTTCCGGTTGAGGTAACTGCCTAAAAAAGAGCATAGTCATAACTAATAAAAAGCTTCAATATTTTTTGGGCGGTAACTTACTTTTTGCTAAGGTACCATTTGAGGTACTCTTTTTTGCGGTTGTTTTTTTCCTCTTCCGCAGTCTCAAAGCTGGGTCTGTTTTTCTCGCGCAGCTCCATGAGTTCCTGCTGGGTCAACATTAGCCCGCAGCTTTTGCAAGTGTTCCGCTTGGTGCTCATTGAATACACCATTTCTCCACCGCATTCTGGGCAATAGGGCATGTTACTTACTTCCTTGCGGGTTCTTTTGTTTATCTAACCTTTTAATGTTTCGTGTAAAATATATTTAGCTGGGCACGAATTTACACTGGTTAATTTGATGAATTTTTTTAATTGCCTTTGTTTTTTGTTGCTGGGAAAGCCATTAAAGAAAGCGGCACCTTACCTATAGTGTTAATCAACGGTTTTTTCGGTGAATTATGTGAGCATCAAGGGTTCTTTTGAACGAGCACAAACATCTTTTAAATGGAGAATCATAGACAGATACTTCTCTTTTTTTGCCCGCTCCAAACTCAAAAACAAAACATTCTCCATCATCAGCAACAACTGCATATCCGGCGGAATCTACCACAAGTTTGGTTTGCCCTTCTCTACCCCAACGGTTTGGTGCTTCTTTTTTCCCGAAGAATACATCAGATTCTTAGAGAACCTAAAATGGTACCTAAACCAGCCCTTACAATTCACCCCACAAACCAAGCATCATTCAGCCCAACAACTTAGACAACCCATCCAACGCAACTACCCCATTGGTGTTTTGGGCGGGGATGTGGAGATTCATTTTTTGCATTACCACGATGAGGCTTATGCTCTTGATAAATGGAATCGGCGTCTTGCCCGGGTAAACTGGGAACGCCTATTTTTTCTCTTCTCTGATTCAGAACCACAAGAGTTCACCCGAACCCTGCTGGAACGCTACGAGAAGTTACCGTTTGAGCATAAACTCTTCTTCTCCTCAAAACCCCAACCCAACTCTGAATGCACAGTTTACGTAAAAGACTGCATGGGGTCAGCTTCTGTTTCAGATTCAACCCGTAACCGAAAATACGAAAAATACGTTGACTTAGTTAAGTGGTTTAATGGAGAAACGGATTTCCTAAAAAAATAAGATTAGATGTGGGCGTAGACTTTTTTGTTTGTGTACTGCCCCGTGTTCATTTCCTGCTCAATTTCCCGTAGCAGCAGAATACGTTTGAAGGTGGGCGGATGCGTCGCGAAAAGGCTGTTCATTTGTACCCATGCGCTTTTTGATTCTTTTTCCATTGCCAGCCGAAGTTCTCGCTCGTCTAAGACACCATCGTTGTCTAGGTCGTACTGGTTTTTCTTTTCCATAATTTGAGCAACTTCTCGCTTGGCCATAGCAGGGTCTTCAATGTAGAAGGCGCGTGCACCCTCGGGTGGTTTGGGCGAGATTGATAAGCCGTAAGTGATTTTTGCCAATGCACTTTCGAGTTCTCGTGGGGCACCTGTAACGTAAGCTGAGAAAGCATCGGCATAATGTTCACGCAGGCGGCTAAGTCGCATCTCAATTAGGAAAGTGATAAGATAAACAGCAAAAGAGATTGCTCCTATAACTATGAGGGCTGCACCGCTGTTGTCTCTGTTGTTTCTTCGTCCAACGCTACTGAACATGCCAGCACGCAATGTAACCTGCGCAATCATGTATGCAATCAACGGCAACGCAGAGAGTATGGTCATGACTACGTAGTCTTTGTGTTTAATGTGACCTAATTCGTGAGCTATTACGCCTTTGATTTCGTTCTGATTTAGCTGCCGCAGAAGTCCTTCGTGAACTGCAAGAACGGCGCTACTTTGGGTTCTGCCAAACGTGAAAGCATTAGGCGTGTTGTTGGGTACTATGGCTAGTTTTGGCATGGGCAAGCCGCTTTTGTCTGCCAGTTCTTTAACGGTGGCTTCCAGCCAGGGTGATTCGCCGGGTTTGATGTATCGCAGTTTGGTTGTTGCAGCCACGATGGATGGTCCGATGGCGTACTGGAACAAGATGAAAAGACCTGATCCAGCTATAGCAACAAGCAGTCCTGCGTAAACATCCAACTGCAGAAGGTATACTATTACAAACACGAAAGCCGCAAATACGAAT
The window above is part of the Candidatus Bathyarchaeota archaeon genome. Proteins encoded here:
- a CDS encoding GAF domain-containing protein, which gives rise to MTDGNNSTSGEAMREQGVFLLGLYRAGLGLPERELYRYFLDYAVKLTESKIGFFHLLEADQKTIKLTAWNQAVVRNCIIPKETHYPIEKAGNWIDCVRLKKPIMYNNYVNSPNQKGLPKGHVGIERMLSIPIIEDNEVFAIFGVGNKESDYENKDLQKLELVATELNKILKQRRIEAQLRQAKEQYQALFQNMNEGVAFCKLLYDENGVPDDFLYLETNKAFEHITKLTSVMGKKASETERRMKDDPELFCIYSRVAQSGKVEKHEVYSKPLDLWLSISVYSPLKGYFAAVLEDITSRKGAEQKLEEHNKQLEKLVEARTKQLHEKE
- a CDS encoding HAMP domain-containing histidine kinase, with translation MAAIGTTAGMVGHDIRNPLQAMIGDVYLLKEALGAMPECEVKKQVKESLDGLEENILYVNKIVSDLQDFARPIQPQFSRVNLCQLVADTVEPFSFPKNIQHAVFVDSPLEMVTDQSLLRRVFENLIINAVQAMPNGGKLQVTGGLRQQKVCIIVQDTGVGIPREIKPKLFIPMFTTKSKGQGFGLTVVKRIVEALNGTVDCESQEGKGTRFIIEFPVEVTA
- a CDS encoding DUF1919 domain-containing protein; its protein translation is MSIKGSFERAQTSFKWRIIDRYFSFFARSKLKNKTFSIISNNCISGGIYHKFGLPFSTPTVWCFFFPEEYIRFLENLKWYLNQPLQFTPQTKHHSAQQLRQPIQRNYPIGVLGGDVEIHFLHYHDEAYALDKWNRRLARVNWERLFFLFSDSEPQEFTRTLLERYEKLPFEHKLFFSSKPQPNSECTVYVKDCMGSASVSDSTRNRKYEKYVDLVKWFNGETDFLKK
- a CDS encoding zinc metalloprotease HtpX yields the protein MANLSQLKFAMGFSIFLSAFVFAAFVFVIVYLLQLDVYAGLLVAIAGSGLFILFQYAIGPSIVAATTKLRYIKPGESPWLEATVKELADKSGLPMPKLAIVPNNTPNAFTFGRTQSSAVLAVHEGLLRQLNQNEIKGVIAHELGHIKHKDYVVMTILSALPLIAYMIAQVTLRAGMFSSVGRRNNRDNSGAALIVIGAISFAVYLITFLIEMRLSRLREHYADAFSAYVTGAPRELESALAKITYGLSISPKPPEGARAFYIEDPAMAKREVAQIMEKKNQYDLDNDGVLDERELRLAMEKESKSAWVQMNSLFATHPPTFKRILLLREIEQEMNTGQYTNKKVYAHI